The Festucalex cinctus isolate MCC-2025b chromosome 10, RoL_Fcin_1.0, whole genome shotgun sequence region aataaaacgacataactATGCTTACATAGACACACATTGCCCATCAAGATAAGAAGCTAACTTAAAATTAGTAGTAAATTTGCCTGGTTTCTAGCTAGAGAGGTAACCGATACGTACAGTAGCTGACTAGACACTGACCAGTAGAAAGGTGGGTGGGTTGGCTGGGTTGCTAGATAGGTGATATGGTAGCGAGACGGTTAGGTACATACAGTGGttaaatagatagataggtagGCGCCAGGTTCATATACAGGTATCAGCAATATAGGCAGGCAggtgtatatactgtatgtgcatacCTACTTGGTAGGTGAGTGAATAGGTTGGTTAGTAATTTGGTAGGTGGGTGTGTAGACAAGGAGGTGGGCTAGATAGGTGAAAGATTAGTTGGATAGATGAAAGGCTAGCTAAACAGCTAGGTGTGCAGGGCAGGTGGGTAGTTAGTAACTCAGTACCTGATCTGCCAGCCATATAAGCAGGTGGGTTCCTTAGACAGGATGCTTGTTCAGTAGCCAGGTAACCAATTTACTCATTAGATAGGTAGGAGGCCCCATTAGCTAGGTTGCTCTATAGATGGGTGCATATTAGGTAGCTACATAAATGTATAGTGTGTTAAAAAGACTGTAGCATGTGTTAAAAATAGAGTACAAAGTTGTTTGTCCCTTAGTAGAACATTAAATTTTCTTCTTGTCTGGAGTGTTTTGAGTGTCACATGGTGATGGGAGTCAACAGTGCTGATCCTTTGAACCGTTAAGTTCGGCAGGCGGGGGGCGGATATGCCCATGGGAACACGAGCGTCCCACATGACCGGTTTGACGATTGAAGagacgttttgtttgtttttccatattCACTGGCATTGAATGCAGACATGGAGCTGGGATCCACTATAGCAGCGGTGAAGAGCACAAGAGTGTTTCTGGGTAATCAACATTTTGGCCCTGCTGTCATCCTCATACGGGATGGGAAAATCCACCAGGTGCTACCAGGTGGGGAAGTTACAGAGGATGTGGAGGTAAGATCATAGTATAGAATTTAACTTGTTAGGTAAGTAGGTGCCTTGTTAATTTTCTAGGTGACATGCTGGGGCGCAAGATAGATAGACAGCTACTGCTAGCTTACAGTCACCTATGTCTGCCTATCTGGAAAGGAAATGTGTTAGTTCACTAAATAGAAAGACTTGCGTGTGTGCTAGGGGACATTAGCTACTAGCTTATAGCTCTCTAGGCTGTGAAGATGGTCGCTGACATGTTGTCTTGACGGGTAGGTGGCCAGTTAACCCTCTGTTTGCAGGTGTTGGATGCAGGCGATAGTGTAGTGATGCCAGGAATCGTGGACTGTCATGTCCACGTCAACGAGCCAGGACGCACCTCCTGGGAAGGTTTCTGGACAGCCAccagggcggcggcggcgggaggCGTCACCACCATCGTGGACATGCCGCTGTGAGTCACTTACAGTACTTGGCTATTTAGTAAACCATCATATCAGCTACCCTAGATAGCGCCTTAGGTTGGCAGTTAGCATGCTTGGTATCCACGTAGCTACCTGACCAGGTTTGTGGCGTAACGTAATAAATGTACCGTCGTTACgtattcaaaatattaaaaaaaatctacctcTTATGTTGGCGTTAcatactcccagccattttcacagaaacaatccccttcactcccagctgttttactggattttgcaaggcccacagaatattgttttattgctataaaaacgaaAGATTAAAAATGAAAGATTAAAGACTCTTCCTTcgtcgggaaaaaaagtatatttatatctgtttccgttttgcagcaattatcattagaatatagctaagtttcatcattattcacaaatctaattagaattgtggccctggttgatactctgctgccacctgttggccgtttgtgtaataattgcaatttttttcaaccgttctttgcagttgagaggctgcatcaacgccttcgggatgctctagcataaaaaaaaaaaattaaaaataatttattttattttttttaaaacgtataaatacgtctttgggacacaaaacatttaaaatagaacatatttatacgtttgtgggAGCAAATGACTCAATTACCATATTTGGCATTGGAGTCATTCAAAGTAATCATTGTACATTACTGTAATATTATGGtaactacatttatttttaacaggtttCAAAGTAAGTCCCCCAACCTAACACAGTACATTACCCATTTGTTTCAGAAATAGCATCCCTCCCACCACCACACTGGTTAATTTACAGGAGAAGCTACGCGAGGCCACGGGTAAATGCTTCGTGGACACCGCCTTTTGGGGTGGCGTGATTCCGGGCAATCAGGTAATTGGGTGCCTCCAAAATAACAATGCTGATGTTCTTTCACGCCATACCCATGGAGCTCAGAATCTGCGTTTTTGCACCTCGATTAAATCCATGAAAATCATATTACACCACCTGCACCACCACTTCGACCGGCTTtctgccaccaaattgtcaTGTGCGCTGGGGAATGTAAAAGAAAACGCCCTCATTTTGCCAAACATGCTAAAGGAGTCTCGTACCTGCACAAAAATCAAGCTGCGCTAGTAATTACGCCCGTGCTCAGTCTATGAAAATAAAGCCCATAGTGTCAACCTGTCTGTTTAAAGCTCGAACTTCAGCCCATGATCCAGGCCGGAGTGGCCGGCTTCAAGTGCTTCCTGATCCACAGCGGCGTGGACGAGTTCCCTCACGTGAGCCACGGAGACCTACGTGCCGCCATGGAGCAGCTGAGAGGAACAGGAAGTGTCCTGCTGGTACCTGAATGCACCATAGTCAGGGGTGCATTGGGAATCACTCCCGATTTTAGTCGTATCCTACGCTACATGGTGCTAGTCAGCTAGCACAACCACAGCCCCACATGTACAGTTAACTTTAGCCAGCTCGCATAAATGAACGATACCCATACTTAGCATTGGCTTTAGTTAGCTAGTACAAACACAGTGCACCaccattttacatacatttagcattagctatcaAACCCGACCACACAACACTTTAATTTTACACACAGTTAGCActttatcattaaaaaaaaaaaaaaaagtggtttattACGGAAGGTCCAACATCTTAATCTTCTTTGTCTCCTTTAGTTTCACGCTGAGAAAGAAGTTCAACAGACCAGTGAGACCAATGGCGGTAACATTCTATTAACTGTAATACTTTTAGGTTTAATTTTAGTTGGTAGCTATCAAGTTAGCATGTAGCATCTCCCTATTTAGCCACCAATTAGCTATCCACCTGCCAGTGAGTGTAGCTAGTATGCCACTTAGCTATCTATCTAGCAAACAGGCTAACTGGCACCAACCAAGCTATCTAGCCACCCTAGCCTGTTAGTTAGCGTTCAGCTCTCTAGTCATCTACCTGAATTTTAGCTAGCATGCAGCTAACaatttagctagctaggtacATGCATGCCTATCTTGTTAGCATGCCGCCAACTTATTACCAACCCACTTTACATACCTGTTTCAACTTAGGTATAACTAGGCAAATTGCTATCTAACAATGTCAATGACAGCCATACACATCGATATGGACTTATTGTGTTGACTTGTATCCACATTAGACCCTCAACAATATGACACCTTCCTGCAGTCCAGACCTGACATCATGGAGGTGGAGGCCATCCACAGCGTGGTACAACTCTGCACCGAGTACCAGTGAGCATTATAACCATGACAACCAGAAACGGGGAACTCTCTTTTATCGCAGGATTTTTGTGCTTTAGGGTGCGCTGCCACGTGGTCCACTTGTCTTCAGCCCAGGCACTGCCCATCATCCAAGAGGCCAAGAAGGGCGGCGCCCCCCTGA contains the following coding sequences:
- the LOC144027735 gene encoding allantoinase, mitochondrial, yielding MELGSTIAAVKSTRVFLGNQHFGPAVILIRDGKIHQVLPGGEVTEDVEVLDAGDSVVMPGIVDCHVHVNEPGRTSWEGFWTATRAAAAGGVTTIVDMPLNSIPPTTTLVNLQEKLREATGKCFVDTAFWGGVIPGNQLELQPMIQAGVAGFKCFLIHSGVDEFPHVSHGDLRAAMEQLRGTGSVLLFHAEKEVQQTSETNGDPQQYDTFLQSRPDIMEVEAIHSVVQLCTEYQVRCHVVHLSSAQALPIIQEAKKGGAPLTVETTHHYLSLSAENVPAGATQFKCCPPIRSSHNQDQLWAALKAGHIDMVVSDHSPCTADLKKLDSGDFTQAWGGISSLQFGLPLFWSSASQKGFQLGDAVRLLCRNTAELCGLGKQKGSLALGYDADLVIWDPEREFEIKEEGIHHKNKITPYLGMSLRGVVRSTIVRGHLVYRDRSFSADPLGKTILVPLRTTPHDEA